In Dermatophilus congolensis, a genomic segment contains:
- a CDS encoding NAD-dependent epimerase/dehydratase family protein, translated as MNPTTPRHLLITGATGGIGLLLTQRLRTDYKITQHGRTPKNDEQQHTLAKADLTDYNQTLNLMTGIDTVIHLAGASSPESTWDEVLNANIIGTRNILEAARNSAVRRIVYASSNHALGMYDRYSQWPTGPHTLPRADSLYGVSKIFGETLGRFYHDEYGLDFIALRIGWSVPDPTTTDEDLLHAMWLSPDDTEQIFRCAIETTTTFGLYYAISNNNNRRWDITNTLLDLGYRPKDSWEDHDPHPQPPVEGGITTRLTWPIGS; from the coding sequence ATGAACCCCACCACCCCCCGACACCTGCTCATCACCGGCGCCACCGGCGGAATCGGCCTACTACTGACCCAACGCCTCCGCACCGACTACAAAATCACCCAACACGGCCGCACCCCCAAAAACGACGAACAACAACACACCCTCGCCAAAGCCGACCTCACCGACTACAACCAAACCCTCAACCTCATGACCGGCATCGACACAGTCATCCACCTCGCCGGCGCATCATCCCCAGAATCCACCTGGGACGAAGTCCTCAACGCAAACATCATCGGCACCCGCAACATCCTCGAAGCCGCACGAAACAGCGCAGTACGCCGCATCGTCTACGCCTCCTCCAACCACGCCCTGGGCATGTACGACCGCTACTCCCAATGGCCCACCGGTCCCCACACCCTCCCACGCGCCGACTCCCTCTACGGCGTCTCAAAAATCTTCGGTGAAACCCTCGGGCGCTTCTACCACGACGAATACGGCCTGGACTTCATCGCACTACGCATCGGGTGGTCCGTGCCAGACCCCACCACCACCGACGAAGACCTCCTCCACGCCATGTGGCTCTCCCCAGACGACACCGAACAAATCTTCCGCTGCGCCATCGAAACCACCACCACCTTCGGCCTCTACTACGCCATCTCCAACAACAACAACCGCCGCTGGGACATCACCAACACCCTCCTGGACCTCGGCTACCGCCCCAAAGACTCCTGGGAAGACCACGACCCCCACCCTCAACCTCCCGTCGAAGGCGGCATCACCACCCGACTCACCTGGCCCATCGGCTCCTAA
- a CDS encoding PH domain-containing protein has translation MNELRGDIAEALARMEVTFGTRTAIRDLHESLEDGETVVDMVGCQFASGNAVLVLTNQRVMALRDDISAFRMRAVNLPDIKAVDYAPRIHDGLGILTDAGRIAVRKMSRRDADRIVDGILIRCPNAILGVSRPAGPGGKSVFHPEPRTEAQKAHPDTPKPTENTTPTPQTADEIIAQNANTDEVVLMAVLADLHAKGLLTSEELAAKIAQLSSH, from the coding sequence ATGAACGAGCTGCGCGGTGACATCGCCGAAGCGTTGGCACGTATGGAAGTCACCTTCGGCACCCGTACGGCCATCCGAGACCTGCACGAAAGCCTCGAAGACGGCGAAACAGTAGTAGACATGGTCGGATGCCAATTCGCCTCCGGCAACGCCGTACTCGTCCTCACCAACCAACGCGTCATGGCGCTACGCGACGACATCTCCGCCTTCCGCATGCGCGCAGTCAACCTCCCAGACATCAAAGCCGTCGACTATGCCCCCCGCATCCATGACGGCCTAGGGATCCTCACTGACGCCGGGCGCATCGCCGTACGAAAAATGAGCCGCCGCGACGCCGACCGCATCGTCGACGGCATCCTCATTCGCTGCCCCAATGCCATCCTCGGCGTCAGCCGCCCCGCAGGCCCCGGCGGCAAAAGCGTCTTCCACCCCGAACCACGCACCGAAGCCCAAAAAGCACACCCCGACACACCTAAACCCACCGAAAACACCACCCCCACACCCCAAACCGCCGACGAAATCATCGCCCAAAACGCCAACACCGACGAAGTAGTTCTCATGGCAGTCCTGGCCGACCTGCACGCTAAAGGCCTACTCACCTCCGAAGAACTCGCCGCAAAAATCGCCCAGCTCTCCTCCCACTAA